A DNA window from Coregonus clupeaformis isolate EN_2021a unplaced genomic scaffold, ASM2061545v1 scaf2720, whole genome shotgun sequence contains the following coding sequences:
- the LOC121540834 gene encoding E3 SUMO-protein ligase ZBED1-like produces MASDLSTRYRGTQDALNIASALDPRFKELPYLEKEDREQVYTKLVFEAEVSHQMQAMGNQEEDEGSSSTKLSGFNEETTAPNESPPCKKKALDALFGDSFTQRERKSTSETARAEVLRYRAKDALPLTENAMKWWRSQEKELPVLSTLAKRYLCIPGTSVPAEQVFSTAGDIVNAQRSVLQPDHVDQLIFLKKNL; encoded by the exons ATGGCCAGTGACCTCTCCACACGCTACAGAGGCACCCAAGATGCTCTCAACATAG CATCAGCGTTGGACCCGCGATTTAAAGAACTGCCCTAcctggaaaaagaggacagagaacaggtctACACAAAACTGGTTTTTGAGGCAGAAGTGTCCCACCAG ATGCAAGCAATGGGAAATCAGGAGGAAGACGAGGGAAGCTCAAGCACAAAGCTGTCAGGATTCAATGAAGAGACCACAG CTCCAAATGAGTCACCTCCTTGTAAGAAGAAAGCCTTAGATGCGCTGTTTGGCGATTCCTTCACCcaaagagaaagaaaatccacaagCGAGACAGCCAGAGCAGAGGTGTTAAGGTACCGAGCAAAAGATGCGTTGCCTTTGACTGAAAATGCCATGAAGTGGTGGAGATCTCAGGAGAaagagctacctgtactttccaCCCTTGCTAAACGGTACCTGTGCATTCCAGGCACCAGTGTGCCAGCAGAACAAGTTTTTAGTACTGCTGGCGACATAGTGAACGCACAGAGAAGTGTTCTGCAGCCAGATCATGTTGATCAGTTGATATTTTTGAAAAAAAATCTGTAG